From a single Pseudopipra pipra isolate bDixPip1 chromosome 15, bDixPip1.hap1, whole genome shotgun sequence genomic region:
- the FGF1 gene encoding fibroblast growth factor 1 isoform X1, translating into MAEGEITTFTALTEKFNLPPGNYKKPKLLYCSNGGHFLRILPDGTVDGTRDRSDEHIQLQLSAESVGVVYIKSTQSGQYLAMDTNGLLYGSQLLGEECLFLERVEENHYNTYISKKHADKNWFVGLKKNGNSKLGPRTHYGQKAILFLPLPVSAD; encoded by the exons ATGGCCGAGGGAGAAATCACCACCTTCACTGCCCTGACCGAGAAGTTCAACCTGCCCCCGGGGAACTACAAGAAACCCAAACTCCTGTACTGCAGCAACGGGGGTCACTTCCTACGGATCCTCCCGGATGGCACAGTGGATGGGACCAGGGACCGAAGCGACGAGCACA TCCAGCTCCAACTGAGTGCAGAAAGCGTGGGAGTGGTGTACATAAAGAGCACCCAGTCGGGGCAGTACCTGGCCATGGACACCAACGGGCTGCTCTATGGCTCG CAGTTACTGGGTGAGGAGTGCCTGTTCCTGGAAAGGGTCGAAGAAAACCATTATAACACGTACATCTCCAAAAAGCACGCGGATAAGAACTGGTTTGTGGGTCTGAAGAAGAATGGGAACAGCAAGCTGGGGCCGCGGACTCACTACGGCCAGAAGGCGATTCTCTTCCTCCCACTGCCCGTCTCGGCTGACTAA
- the FGF1 gene encoding fibroblast growth factor 1 isoform X2 — protein MAEGEITTFTALTEKFNLPPGNYKKPKLLYCSNGGHFLRILPDGTVDGTRDRSDEHIQLQLSAESVGVVYIKSTQSGQYLAMDTNGLLYGSLLGEECLFLERVEENHYNTYISKKHADKNWFVGLKKNGNSKLGPRTHYGQKAILFLPLPVSAD, from the exons ATGGCCGAGGGAGAAATCACCACCTTCACTGCCCTGACCGAGAAGTTCAACCTGCCCCCGGGGAACTACAAGAAACCCAAACTCCTGTACTGCAGCAACGGGGGTCACTTCCTACGGATCCTCCCGGATGGCACAGTGGATGGGACCAGGGACCGAAGCGACGAGCACA TCCAGCTCCAACTGAGTGCAGAAAGCGTGGGAGTGGTGTACATAAAGAGCACCCAGTCGGGGCAGTACCTGGCCATGGACACCAACGGGCTGCTCTATGGCTCG TTACTGGGTGAGGAGTGCCTGTTCCTGGAAAGGGTCGAAGAAAACCATTATAACACGTACATCTCCAAAAAGCACGCGGATAAGAACTGGTTTGTGGGTCTGAAGAAGAATGGGAACAGCAAGCTGGGGCCGCGGACTCACTACGGCCAGAAGGCGATTCTCTTCCTCCCACTGCCCGTCTCGGCTGACTAA